A stretch of Campylobacter gracilis DNA encodes these proteins:
- a CDS encoding winged helix-turn-helix domain-containing protein — protein MVSQERLGTSRNVINRVLQDLKAKNLICLLRGKITLVK, from the coding sequence ATGGTATCACAAGAGCGTCTAGGTACTTCGCGAAATGTAATAAACCGCGTGCTGCAAGATCTAAAAGCTAAAAATTTAATCTGCCTTTTGCGCGGCAAGATCACGCTGGTAAAATAA